DNA from Pelodiscus sinensis isolate JC-2024 chromosome 1, ASM4963464v1, whole genome shotgun sequence:
ctaggagggtggtgaagcactggaatgggttccctagagagatggaggaatctccatccctagaggttttaagacCCATcttgacaaacccctggctgggttgatttagttgggattggtcctgccttgggcagggggcgggacttgatgacctcctgaggtctcttccagccctgtgattctatgttaATTTTGATGAATTTTGTGCAAGATGAGTTATGtaagataagaacataacaacaaaggaacagccatactgggacagaccaaaggtctatttagcccagtgtcctgtctgtcgaccatggacaatgccagatgccacagagggaatgaacagaacagggaatcaccaatTATCTATCCCTTCTCAACCACGTCCAGCCTCtgacattagggctatgtctagactgcaggcttctttcgaaagaggctctttcaaaagcatctttcgaaagagcctctttcgaaagatcgcgtctagactgcacggagaaatttcgaaaaagcggcttgctttttcgaaagaaagcatccagtgagtctggatgctctcttttgaagaagccctatttacattgaagaacgccttctttcgaaagaggaactttcgaaagaaggcgttcttcctcgtgaaatgaggtttaccgccatcgaaagaaaagccgcgttctttcgaattaatttcgaaagaacgcggcttgagtctggacgcaggggaagttttttcgaaaaaaggctacttttttcgaaaaaacccctgagtctggacacagccaaagaggcTAAGGACAACATTCCTTCCCAACCTGGTTAACAAGTATTGATGatcctaacctccgtgaatttagctacttcttttttgaacccttttaaagtcctggtcttcacaacatcctctggcaaggagttccactgattGATtatgcactgcgtgaagaaaaaattccttttgtttgtttaaaacctgcttcctattcatttaatttagtGACTCCTAGTTCATGTAGTTGGAAAAGTTATAATTTGCTGAATAcaattatcctatttgtatgcatcATTTTTGTATATGAAGTTATGAATAATGACTATttatctgtatttcaaatgtactTAGTGGTGGGTGTAGTTTCCTACTCtctaggaaaaaaaaatattccaggCTAAACAGCTGGTTGTGAAGGATATGTTCAGGGCAATGACCGTTAGGAGAAACAATACATCTTAGGAGAAACATATCTGCCACCTGGTGTACCTTCCTGAGAATGCTGTAGAAAGCCTATAAGTAATGGATGTAGTATAAGAAATGACTACAGAGGCATGCCCGAGAACTGTGGATTCCAACATGAGGGGTCTATACTTTTCCAACAATATGTGCAGGAACCAACATTTGCTGCCACATGTTAAAGCAATATGTGGAAGGGAGTGATATTATCCATAGTTCTTCATTCCCTACACAAGAGGACTCCTGGATACACCTGAGAAAAAAGACTGAACTGGAGGAAGTACTGGGTCATGTGCATGGACACCTGAGAAAGTGAAGATGTAAAGCAAATGTAGATTGTACATCGAGAATCCGATGGACAGCTTGTGTCATCAATAAAGGTAAGACACTGCAAATTGATActcagactaacaaatatattaaactTAGTTTGCATTCTGGTGTAAGGGCAAATTAATCTCCATTGATCCATTTGCTGTCCCTTATAATCACCGAAAACCAACCAGTAGAAGTGAATCAATTTGTTTATGATTTGATCTAAACGAAGCTGGAAAGTGATGTGTGTGGATAGAAAATCTCAGTGTAGCAACAACAAGTGTGCATTGTCCTCCCTCTATTTCTGGATCACGCAGTTGCTGGTCAAAGAACCTCTGACCAGGTTTACATTTCTTCAAGGTCTCAATATCCATCCATATTCATTGAAGCCACAACTGGATATAggattccagcagcagttgcacctCTGCCAaacacagaggtaaaataacatcTCAATGACTCTTTAAGATACCCCTGGTTAGCATCCAAGAATCACATTGGCTtttttggctacaaggtcacactagGAGCTCATATTTAGCTACCCACAACACTTGTTCATGGCTATTGCTGTTCCCACAACAGTCCTCCATCATGTcaatataatttttttcattttttgttcctagatcatagagtcatagaatccgggggctggaagagaccatgggaggtcatcaagcccaaccctatgcccaaagcaggaccaatcccaactcaatcatcccagcgaGGGCTGtttcaagccgggacttaaaacctctagagatgaagattccatcacctcagatatctgagggtatgtctacactaccccgctagttcgaactagcggggtaatgtatgcataccgaacttgctaatgaagcccgggatttgaatttcccgggcttcattagcataaagccggcgccgccatttttaaaagccggctagtgcgaaccccgtgccggcggctacacgcggcacgggctagatagttcgaactagctagctattccgaactatctgtactatctgtgtagccgcgcggcacggggttcgcactagccggcttttaaaaatggcggcgccggctttatgctaatgaagcccgggaaattcaaatcccgggcttcattagcaagttcggtatgcatacattaccctgctagttcgaactagcggggtagtgtagacataccctaagaggttaGCTCCGTCTGTAAAGTTGCCACCTCACTGATCACCACCCTTTCTAGATTGGTAATAACTATAAACTATTTAGAATATTTGTGATAAAATGTTTAGCCCCCTTCACTGTGCTTTTCTCCCTTCAGAGAAACGTTGAACATTTCTGGACTCGATAAATGCTTCAAACTTCTAATGGCGGCTTTCAACCTTACACCTTCTGATCCTTCAACATTCATCCTAacaggcatccctggcctggaagctGCTCATGTCTGGATTTCCATCCCTTTCTCTATGTGCTACATTGTTTGCCTGTTGGGAAATTTCATAGTTCTGTTTGTTGTGGGGAAAGAACAGACCCTGCATAAACCCATGTACCAgctgctctgcatgctggcgCTCACAGACATTGGTTCATCTACCTCTGTAGTGCCAAAGGCACTGTGGATATTTTGGTTCAGTATGAAAGCCATTACCGTGGTTGgatgcctcacccagatgttcttcctcCATGCAATTTCTACAATGCATTCAGCTGTCCTCGTGGCAATGGCCTTTGATCGCTACATTGCCATATGTGACCCTCTGAGATATGCCACCATCCTCACCAATGCGCGGATAGTTATGCTGGGGTTAATAGGTTTGATAAGAGCTGTTCTGTTTGTTCTACCCCTGCCCTTAGTCCTGGGCAGGATGCCGTTCTGTGCCAAGCGCACTATCCCCCACACATACTGTGACCACATGGCTGTGGTGAAGATGTCTTGTGGGGACATCACATTCAACAGGTTGTATGGCTTGGTGTTGGCATTTGTAGTCACTGGTTTAGATCTAATGGTCGTCACCCTGTCCTACAGTCTAATAATTAGGGCCGTCCTCAGAATCCCCTCCAAAAAAGCCCTCCAGAAAGCCTTCAACACCTGTACGGCCCACATCACTGTGATTCTGACATCTTgtattttttccctcttctcctctctgACCCACCGGTTCGGTCAGAGCATCGCTCCTCATGTTCATGTCATCTTGGCCAGCCTCTATTTTCTTATCCCacccatgctcaaccccatcatttaTGGGGTCAAAACCAAAGAGCTCCGTGAGAAAGTGGGGAAATACACCTGCAGAGTGTGACTGCTTTGGGCCCCTGACTTTAAACCTCTGTCACAAGGGCAGGAAAGTATATCTCCTCATGAATTGAAGGTGTTCCTTCCTCATTttctgatctcagctctgtggTAGTTCAGAGCCTGAGGAGATTCTCAAACATAGCATCTTATCACTGCCTCTCTCTAACCATCCTTTTACTCCTTTCAGTGTCACCCATCAGCCACCTGGGGTGGACactaaaaaacccaaaacccacaggtttagtccctggcaggccaccgCCACTATGTTTACTTGAGCCTCAGCAGACATCGGAGGATCGCAGCTCTGGTGGCTCGCGAATCACCGTTTGCGGCCAATGAGAGTGACAGGAAGTGCCATAGACCGGGACACCTTTTCCCACTGATCATGTTGGGCAT
Protein-coding regions in this window:
- the LOC102454755 gene encoding olfactory receptor 52P1-like, whose amino-acid sequence is MAAFNLTPSDPSTFILTGIPGLEAAHVWISIPFSMCYIVCLLGNFIVLFVVGKEQTLHKPMYQLLCMLALTDIGSSTSVVPKALWIFWFSMKAITVVGCLTQMFFLHAISTMHSAVLVAMAFDRYIAICDPLRYATILTNARIVMLGLIGLIRAVLFVLPLPLVLGRMPFCAKRTIPHTYCDHMAVVKMSCGDITFNRLYGLVLAFVVTGLDLMVVTLSYSLIIRAVLRIPSKKALQKAFNTCTAHITVILTSCIFSLFSSLTHRFGQSIAPHVHVILASLYFLIPPMLNPIIYGVKTKELREKVGKYTCRV